From a single Brassica napus cultivar Da-Ae chromosome C9, Da-Ae, whole genome shotgun sequence genomic region:
- the BNAC09G40750D gene encoding uncharacterized protein BNAC09G40750D, with protein MEKRKVVMCGVLSLLGLLSAVTAFAAEATRIKKSRVKVTTLDGYTRCSYTRSPAYNLGFASAIFLMMAQIIASVGSGCFCCRKGPPAPTRSKWILALVSFIVSWFTFVLAFLVLLTGASLNDEHIQETKTADHYICYIVKPGVFFIGSILSLFTIGLGIVYYLCLNSVKQNVAAATTTPANQGIAMGQAQVPERVEDPVFVHEDTYMRRQFT; from the exons atggagaagagaAAGGTGGTGATGTGTGGTGTGTTATCACTTCTGGGATTATTATCTGCTGTTACTGCCTTCGCTGCTGAAGCTACCAGAATcaag AAATCACGGGTCAAGGTTACCACATTGGATGGATACACACGATGCTCTTACACCAGAAGTCCAGCTTACAATCTCGGTTTCGCTTCAGCTATCTTTCTAATGATGGCTCAGATCATTGCTAGCGTCGGTAGCGGTTGCTTCTGTTGTAGAAAAGGTCCTCCTGCTCCTACAAGATCCAAGTGGATTCTCGCCTTAGTCTCCTTCATTGTTTCCTG GTTCACTTTTGTGCTAGCTTTCCTCGTGCTGCTAACTGGAGCTTCACTCAACGATGAACACATCCAGGAGACAAAGACTGCCGACCACTACATCTGCTACATTGTGAAGCCAGGCGTTTTCTTCATCGGTTCTATCCTTTCGCTTTTCACTATAGGCCTTGGGATTGTCTACTACTTATGTTTGAATTCTGTTAAGCAAAACGTTGCTGCCGCAACAACGACGCCGGCTAACCAAGGAATAGCAATGGGACAGGCGCAGGTTCCGGAGAGAGTTGAAGATCCTGTCTTTGTTCACGAAGATACTTACATGAGAAGACagttcacttaa